In the Mycosarcoma maydis chromosome 6, whole genome shotgun sequence genome, one interval contains:
- a CDS encoding uncharacterized protein (related to TAF2 - component of TFIID complex), with protein MSKQRGTAAYRGFTVSHQRVVLDLSFNGTLVGFTELTIIPTHRGLRTIHLNCRQASVQSATVNNHPADFSYSDHLTGATISETRDVHRYPELKRRIYAAASDGVHGELSILIPPDVHVQTQRAGSRDPSIAPDDAPTPGGTSTTELAPISVRVNYYLKNPTDGLQFMRPTADAPYRVPHLYTITSSPDAARTWVPCVDSLWERCTWEFELIVPKSLHIAEDEEEAAANQSANLPIEQAPTTNVDTSDPDSQVVVVCTGDLMEQVTHPNNPSKTIFCYTQAVPTSVQHIGFAAGPFHIMRIEATNRHGGQVTTGIVTEVSAGASAVVDDSGQPEILAFCLPGREDELRNSISFTRQALDFFSQQYGSYPFGAFRMVFVDEPPQDCTTQSMIAVCSNDLLHPTSVIDQAIENRQILSHAIAFQWVGINIIQATWADTWLVNGLGLYINGLFLRRLMGNNEYRFRLKKDLDRLCAWDIGMPPLYEAGAFEPPDAATLPFVNLKAPLVLHILDRRLRKMGASVGLGRVIPKVFLQAMTGEMTNNMLSTQLFLRTCRKVSGADLRLFTEHWIRGSGCPRFICSANFNRKKLLIEMNIRQEVPAAQFAAARPGDALAANAVPLFEGQMTVRIHEADGTPYEHVLEIKGPAKRYEVPFNTKYKRVRRNTKRFQARQAAAAAAAQGDQEAQEAIGLIDLGFGLGMWEDEKAREEWKVADWTEEDEEKMSSAPYEWIRMDADFEWLASIHFEQPDYMWVSQLQRDRDVVAQVSAVHALAQMPSLVTCSMLTRTVLVNKYFYRVRTEAVHALVHCAIPQLDNLGLFHLLKLFRTQFCHDPPDEASIENPLDVPCIPRANDFSDAADYFLQRALIHAISRVRNPDGRTPPQVKRFLINLLRYNDNSTNHFVDDFYLAGAINALASAFIPIESAVAATQDADMASEESFLLAHAVAEVERLQELDRLVPSYHNVITLASLDFQVAMMLANLKPKDLQLFFTYTRQGNFTPVRIAALNCLLLVGNLDHRVIARYCFALLRLDENRTVKRALARAMCEGLAVAMSTGMFGGGGLRGPEALLIEEDSGHVNAAEKARDAQLEAMLKTLKKEIGRSAGVREGFLSALLAPSVDVEARWALLKLAELLFRPAEEKELPLQHKVQLRVRMPSTPNTIDAAPLESSSISKIKLVRPSTATGGDEAVPTTPSATATNAPRVAFETPEKPPASASDKKKLKPKKAKPLAPGQASGMSFADLTACRNTLKKLMQNKFAAIFLNPVDPVRDQATNYFDIIKEPMDLGSILNKLDSGQYKDRHELRADFELMISNAKTYTPDAKAWAHKQAVGLEKVFVPLWNRMEKTLEQSAARQKAAQDAALANEQVGGVSNSPERPSPAKLDASAAAAATAPASVGKVGNGIGREASTPSPAAPKLSLKFKLKTKLAGEESPAPMSTPTPKPRAPVVETSAAPASPPSIKLKKPLIKLKKGNHDDAAAPEVRTPPPPLAAKSSEGLAQSVDDDILEALGEVPKASKAKPNKVTSNLSKVAASASPVPGPTASPSSNKKSRVVASHATGAVISNDVATGSTLAASPSKDIAKWAEADPIGATAAMAVNSKKCKVLLQVLKKAPSSIFFRFPVDPIRDGLPTYLDEIQQPMDLSTMEKKVNQGAYTTMGEFASDMELIFANCRQFNPPGTEPCQHADELERLWRKEWAKAVTPRLEANEKRALVGLMNRLKTHQSSLLFREPVDPVALGIPTYFDVIAKKDARDLSLIEAKLKGDKYDSFAALDADVKLMLRNCYTFNAADEAIVGIAKGFETYYKRELAHAKQQAGVSGSGEGSAGGAKRKLPANGTAANGSKKVKSG; from the coding sequence ATGTCCAAGCAAAGAGGAACGGCTGCCTACCGTGGTTTCACCGTGAGCCATCAACGTGTAGTTCTCGACCTCAGCTTCAACGGTACATTGGTCGGCTTCACAGAGCTTACCATTATTCCAACGCATCGTGGCCTTCGAACCATTCATCTCAATTGTCGGCAGGCTTCTGTTCAGTCGGCCACAGTGAACAATCATCCCGCCGATTTCTCCTATTCTGATCACCTCACAGGTGCTACCATTTCAGAGACACGTGATGTTCATCGGTATCCCGAGCTCAAGCGAAGGATCTATGCGGCAGCCTCTGACGGCGTACACGGCGAGCTCAGTATCCTCATCCCTCCTGATGTGCATGTTCAGACACAGCGCGCAGGCAGCAGAGACCCCAGTATCGCTCCAGATGATGCACCTACTCCAGGTGGTACGTCTACCACCGAGCTAGCACCCATTTCCGTCCGCGTCAACTACTATCTCAAGAATCCGACCGATGGCCTCCAATTCATGCGTCCAACCGCGGATGCACCGTACCGCGTGCCCCATCTCTACACCATCACCTCTTCACCGGACGCAGCACGAACCTGGGTTCCATGCGTCGATAGCTTGTGGGAGCGATGCACTTGGGAGTTCGAGCTGATTGTGCCCAAGTCGCTACACATTGctgaggacgaagaggaggccGCAGCCAACCAGTCAGCGAATTTACCAATCGAGCAGGCACCAACAACAAACGTAGATACATCGGATCCCGACTCGCAGGTGGTTGTTGTCTGTACCGGCGATTTGATGGAGCAAGTTACCCATCCCAACAACCCTTCCAAGACAATATTCTGTTACACACAAGCCGTGCCCACCTCGGTCCAGCACATCGGTTTTGCCGCAGGACCGTTTCACATCATGCGCATCGAGGCCACCAACCGTCACGGTGGTCAAGTGACAACTGGCATTGTGACTGAGGTCTCTGCAGGTGCATCTGCCGTCGTGGATGACTCTGGTCAGCCCGAGATTCTTGCCTTTTGCTTGCCCGGGCGTGAAGACGAACTTCGCAACTCCATCAGCTTTACACGCCAAGCGCTTGACTTTTTTTCGCAGCAGTATGGTTCATACCCGTTCGGTGCCTTTCGAATGGTTTTTGTCGACGAGCCTCCGCAGGATTGTACCACTCAGTCCATGATAGCCGTCTGTTCCAACGATTTGTTGCATCCCACTTCGGTCATCGACCAGGCCATTGAGAATCGCCAGATTCTAAGTCACGCCATCGCATTCCAATGGGTAGGAATCAACATCATTCAGGCGACGTGGGCTGACACGTGGCTTGTCAATGGTCTTGGCCTCTACATCAACGGTCTCTTCCTGCGAAGACTGATGGGCAACAACGAGTACCGTTTCCGGCTGAAGAAGGACCTCGATCGGCTTTGCGCCTGGGACATCGGCATGCCGCCTTTGTATGAAGCGGGTGCATTCGAGCCCCCGGATGCGGCTACGCTGCCGTTTGTTAACCTCAAGGCTCCGCTCGTGCTTCACATCCTCGACAGGAGGCTGCGCAAGATGGGAGCTTCCGTCGGTCTTGGTCGTGTCATTCCCAAGGTGTTTCTGCAAGCCATGACGGGTGAGATGACCAACAATATGCTCAGTACCCAGCTCTTCCTGCGAACCTGTCGGAAGGTCAGTGGTGCTGATCTGCGTTTGTTTACCGAGCACTGGATCCGTGGAAGCGGCTGTCCGCGCTTCATCTGCAGCGCCAACTTCAACCGCAAGAAACTACTCATTGAGATGAACATCCGCCAAGAAGTGCCTGCCGCCCAATTTGCAGCCGCAAGGCCCGGCGATGCTTTGGCTGCAAATGCAGTGCCGCTGTTCGAGGGCCAAATGACGGTGCGAATCCACGAGGCGGATGGCACGCCCTACGAGCACGTGCTTGAGATCAAGGGACCAGCCAAAAGATACGAAGTGCCATTCAACACCAAGTACAAGCGAGTACGTCGAAATACGAAGCGCTTTCAGGCCCGCCaagccgccgctgctgcagctgctcaaggtgaccaggaagcgcaagaagctATCGGGCTCATCGATCTTGGATTCGGTCTGGGTATGTGGGAGGATGAAAAGGCGCGAGAAGAGTGGAAGGTGGCCGATTGGAccgaagaagacgaagaaaAGATGTCGTCAGCACCGTACGAGTGGATCCGCATGGACGCCGACTTTGAGTGGCTCGCCAGCATCCACTTTGAACAGCCAGACTACATGTGGGTCTCTCAGCTGCAACGCGATCGCGATGTGGTGGCACAGGTGTCTGCGGTGCATGCTCTGGCTCAAATGCCTAGTCTGGTCACTTGCAGCATGCTTACGCGCACAGTGCTCGTCAACAAATACTTCTATCGTGTACGCACTGAAGCTGTGCACGCATTAGTGCACTGTGCCATCCCGCAGCTTGACAACCTTGGGCTCTTCCACCTTCTCAAGCTCTTCCGAACACAATTCTGCCACGATCCACCGGACGAAGCTTCCATCGAGAACCCGCTCGATGTGCCGTGCATTCCTCGTGCGAATGACTTTAGTGACGCTGCCGACTACTTTCTGCAGCGTGCACTGATCCATGCCATCAGCCGCGTCCGCAATCCTGACGGTCGCACTCCGCCACAGGTCAAGCGCTTCCTGATCAACCTGCTGCGTTACAACGACAACTCGACAAACCACTTTGTCGACGATTTCTACCTGGCTGGCGCCATAAATGCGCTTGCCAGCGCCTTTATTCCGATAGAGTCTGCTGTTGCGGCCACACAGGATGCAGACATGGCCAGTGAGGAGAGCTTCCTTTTGGCTCATGCTGttgccgaggtggagcgtTTGCAGGAGCTTGATCGACTGGTGCCATCGTATCACAATGTGATCACGCTGGCTTCACTCGACTTTCAGGTAGCCATGATGCTGGCCAACCTGAAGCCCAAGGATCTGCAGCTCTTCTTCACGTACACACGCCAAGGCAACTTTACGCCCGTTCGGATTGCGGCGCTGAACTGCctcctgctcgtcggcaaTTTGGACCATCGCGTGATCGCGCGCTActgctttgcgcttctgcgCCTCGATGAGAATCGCACCGTCAAGCGAGCGTTGGCGCGCGCAATGTGCGAGGGCCTTGCGGTGGCGATGAGCACAGGTATGtttggtggcggtggcttGCGCGGACCAGAAGCGCTGCTAATCGAAGAAGACAGCGGACATGTGAATGCCGCCGAAAAGGCCCGAGATGCGCAGCTTGAGGCGatgctcaagacgctcaaaAAGGAGATCGGACGCTCAGCAGGAGTGCGCGAAGGCTTTCTGTCAGCATTGCTTGCTCCTAGTGTGGATGTAGAAGCACGATGGGCACTGTTGAAGCTAGCAGAGCTGCTCTTCCGCCCTGcagaggagaaggagctGCCGTTGCAACACAAGGTGCAACTCCGTGTCAGGATGCCGAGCACACCCAACACGATCGACGCAGCTCCGCTTGAGTCgtcatcgatctcgaagaTCAAGCTCGTTCGACCATCCACTGCGACTGGTGGCGACGAGGCAGTGCCCACGACTCCTTCTGCCACAGCGACCAACGCGCCTCGAGTCGCGTTTGAGACTCCGGAGAAGCCTCCTGCTAGTGCGTCGGACAAaaagaagctcaagccgAAGAAGGCCAAGCCGCTGGCACCAGGGCAGGCATCGGGCATGTCTTTTGCAGACTTGACAGCATGCAGAAACACGCTCAAGAAACTCATGCAGAACAAGTTTGCGGCCATCTTTCTAAATCCGGTGGACCCTGTACGTGATCAGGCGACAAATTACTTTGACATCATCAAGGAGCCCATGGATCTCGGATCCATCCTCAACAAGCTGGATAGCGGGCAATACAAGGACCGGCACGAACTGCGCGCCGACTTTGAGCTGATGATCAGCAATGCCAAGACGTACACTCCTGACGCGAAAGCATGGGCGCACAAACAGGCTGTAGGGCTCGAAAAGGTGTTTGTTCCACTGTGGAACAGGATGGAGAAGACATTGGAGCAGTCGGCGGCGCGTCAAAAGGCAGCTCAGgatgctgcgctcgccaacgagcAGGTTGGAGGTGTATCAAACTCTCCCGAACGACCTTCGCCCGCCAAGCTGGATGCAtctgctgcggctgcggcaACTGCTCCCGCATCAGTTGGGAAAGTTGGAAATGGGATTGGCAGGGAAGCATCCACGCCGAGCCCGGCGGCTCCCAAGCTTTCGCTCAAGttcaagctcaagacgaAATTAGCAGGCGAAGAGTCACCTGCGCCGATGTCAACTCCCACGCCAAAACCGAGAGCACCCGTGGTAGAGACGTCGGCTGCGCCTGCCTCTCCTCCTTCGATCAAGCTGAAGAAGCCGCtgatcaagctcaagaaaGGCAATCacgacgacgctgctgcacctgAGGTGCGgacaccaccacctccttTGGCAGCTAAGTCGAGTGAGGGATTGGCGCAGAgcgttgacgacgacatcTTAGAGGCGCTTGGAGAGGTGCCcaaggcaagcaaggcAAAGCCGAACAAGGTGACGTCGAATTTGAGCAAGgttgctgcgtctgcgtcaCCAGTGCCAGGACCTACGgcatcgccaagcagcaacaagaAGAGCAGGGTGGTAGCTTCGCATGCGACTGGGGCAGTGATCTCGAACGATGTTGCGACAGGCTCGACCCTGGCAGCGTCTCCAAGCAAGGACATTGCCAAATGGGCGGAAGCCGATCCGATCGGGGCGACTGCTGCCATGGCAGTGAACAGCAAAAAGTGCAAGGTGCTGTTACAGGTGCTTAAAAAGGCGCCGTCCTCGATCTTCTTCCGGTTCCCCGTGGACCCAATCCGCGACGGACTGCCGACGTATCTGGATGAGATCCAGCAGCCGATGGATCTGAGCACAATGGAGAAGAAGGTCAACCAAGGGGCGTACACGACCATGGGCGAATTTGCGTCGGACATGGagctcatctttgccaaTTGTCGACAGTTCAATCCGCCGGGTACGGAGCCGTGCCAGCATGCGGATGAGCTGGAACGCCTTTGGCGTAAAGAATGGGCCAAGGCGGTGACGCCGAGATTGGAAGCTAACGAAAAGCGGGCTCTGGTTGGACTAATGAACCGACTGAAAACGCACCagtcgtcgctgctgttccGCGAGCCCGTGGATCCGGTGGCTCTCGGCATCCCGACGTACTTTGACGTGATCGCAAAGAAGGACGCGAGGGACCTGAGTCTGATTGAGGCCAAGTTGAAGGGCGACAAGTACGACAGTTTTGCAGCGCTGGATGCGGACGTCAAATTGATGTTGCGCAATTGCTACACCTTTAATGCGGCGGACGAGGCGATTGTGGGGATCGCAAAGGGATTCGAGACGTATTACAAGAGGGAGTTGGCTcatgccaagcagcaggcagGGGTGAGCGGGTCGGGGGAGGGCAGTGCAGGTGGAGCAAAAAGGAAGCTGCCTGCGAATGGAACGGCCGCGAATGGAAGCAAGAAGGTCAAGAGTGGGTGA
- a CDS encoding putative alanine-glyoxylate transaminase → MSTQEFKQAPHKLLVIPGPIEVADDVLLANAHPAMSHVSPDFIPVFGDCIRMLREVLFAPNSQPVLTAGSGTLGWDHVAANVIQPGEEALVLNSGYFGDSFADCLETYGAKVDQIKAPIGSKPSLTEVEEALKKKQYKVLTFTHVDTSTGVLSDAKGLGELVKRVSPETILVLDGVCSVGSEEIRMEEWGIDVVLTATQKGLGCPPGLMVLAASKKAIAAFEKRTVPPNSYFASWSRWLPVMKAYEAGTGAYFATPPTNLIYALHASLTTITKGSPSLEDRFQQHVAASDRVKDFVSQLGLKQLAADGKKDGAHGMTAVRYPEGLKATDLLPKLVAKNIVVAAGLHKQVKDEYFRIGHMGITVVNDKERGDIEYLLTSIKEALAEAGYKP, encoded by the coding sequence ATGTCGACGCAAGAGTTCAAGCAGGCGCCGCACAAGCTGCTTGTCATTCCGGGACCCATCGAGGTCGCCGACGACGTGCTCCTGGCCAATGCTCACCCGGCCATGTCGCACGTTTCACCTGACTTCATTCCCGTCTTTGGTGACTGCATCCGCATGCTTCGAGAGGTACTCTTTGCGCCCAACTCGCAGCCCGTGTTGACTGCTGGTTCCGGCACGCTTGGCTGGGACCATGTCGCCGCCAATGTCATTCAACCTGGCGAGGAGGCGCTCGTTCTCAACTCGGGCTACTTTGGCGACAGCTTTGCCGATTGCCTGGAGACCTACGGTGCCAAGGTGGACCAGATCAAGGCACCCATTGGCTCTAAGCCTTCGCTCACtgaggtggaagaagcCCTGAAAAAGAAGCAGTACAAGGTGCTGACTTTCACTCACGTCGACACTTCCACTGGTGTGTTGAGCGACGCCAAGGGACTCGGAGAGCTTGTCAAGCGCGTCAGCCCCGAAACCATCTTGGTGCTCGACGGCGTCTGCAGTGTGGGAAGCGAGGAAATCCGTATGGAGGAGTGGGGCATCGATGTTGTCCTGACCGCCACCCAGAAGGGTCTCGGCTGCCCTCCTGGCCTGATGGTGCTCGCTGCCAGCAAAAAGGCCATCGCCGCCTTTGAGAAGCGTACGGTGCCTCCCAACAGCTACTTTGCCtcttggtcgaggtggctgCCTGTTATGAAGGCGTACGAGGCTGGCACTGGTGCTTACTTTGCTACGCCTCCTACCAACCTCATCTACGCACTGCACGCCAGTCTGACCACAATTACCAAGGGATCGCCTTCGCTCGAGGACCGATTCCAGCAGCACGTGGCTGCGTCGGACCGTGTCAAGGACTTTGTTTCGCAGCTCGGgctgaagcagctcgccgCTGACGGCAAGAAGGATGGCGCACACGGCATGACTGCTGTGCGCTACCCAGAGGGCCTCAAGGCGACCGACCTGCTGCCTAAACTTGTGGCCAAGAACATTGTAGTGGCTGCTGGTCTACACAAGCAGGTCAAGGACGAGTACTTCCGTATTGGTCACATGGGTATCACGGTTGTCAACGACAAGGAGCGTGGTGACATCGAGTACCTGCTTACCAGCATCAAAGAAGCTCTCGCCGAGGCAGGCTACAAGCCCTAG
- a CDS encoding putative transcriptional coregulator Snw1, with translation MSATLQSFLPAPKYSALPHSRDDDENDEYDNTEAGPSTSSSSSALVSTSSPSIPPYGQRAAWRPRTQADYANGGAYPECHVAQYPLDMGRNRSAATSNKLAMRIDGEGNKRYDAIVKQSLRPGQTVQTEFKDLVPLSQRTDIKEKDRNSGFERPSHEEVMSNTERTRLALEAITKGKNKPVVPKAGNLPGQQQAAQFIRYTPAQQGAGNGTQRIIKMTEAQRDPLEPPRHRFKKTAAGPPSPPPPVLRSPPRKVTAQEQKDWMIPPAVSNWKNNKGYTIPLDKRLAADASGIQDVVINDNFAQFAEALHLADRHAREEVRQRSIMQQKLAAKEKAAKEEHLRNLAQRAREERAGVSSATPSVLGRDDDVASRLADSDARPTRATPRAEGGMSAMLAGYRSDSDSDESAASDEEDDEGARERDRIREERRRERQRELRMSNMGIEQRTKQLLREQNRDISEKVALGLAKPTASKESMTDSRLFNQGESLAAGYGDEDSYNLYDKPLFSGSSAAAAIYRRPAARGGANDIYSGADDTALEEELGKNDRFGLGQSKFRGVQGDADRDSGSGSAPVRSGPVQFEKDTSDPFAINQFLEDAKRGIKRTSDQDADDARKKLRDEHDS, from the coding sequence ATGTCAGCTACACTACAGAGCTTCTTGCCAGCGCCAAAATATAGCGCGCTCCCACACTCTCgtgacgatgacgagaatGATGAGTACGATAACACCGAGGCTGGGCCCTCCACTTCATCCTCATCCAGCGCTCTCGTCTCGACATCTTCCCCTAGCATCCCTCCTTACGGCCAGCGAGCAGCATGGAGACCGCGCACACAGGCCGATTATGCCAATGGTGGTGCCTATCCGGAATGCCATGTTGCCCAGTATCCACTCGACATGGGTCGAAATCGTTCCGCGGCCACCTCCAACAAACTTGCCATGCGCATCGATGGCGAAGGGAATAAACGTTACGATGCTATTGTAAAACAAAGCTTGCGTCCCGGACAAACGGTTCAAACGGAGTTCAAGGATCTCGTACCGCTGTCTCAGCGAACGGATATCAAAGAGAAGGATCGTAACTCTGGTTTTGAACGACCGTCGCACGAGGAGGTGATGAGCAATACCGAACGAACGCGTCTTGCGCTAGAAGCCATCACAAAAGGTAAGAACAAGCCGGTCGTGCCCAAAGCTGGAAACCTACCGggccagcagcaagcggCGCAATTCATCCGTTATACGCCGGCACAGCAGGGTGCAGGCAACGGCACACAACGCATCATCAAGATGACCGAAGCACAGCGTGATCCGTTGGAACCACCTCGCCATCGATTCAAAAAGACGGCTGCTGGACCACCTTCCCCCCCACCACCTGTGTTACGCTCTCCTCCGCGCAAAGTGACCGCGCAGGAGCAGAAGGATTGGATGATCCCGCCTGCCGTCTCGAACTGGAAAAATAACAAGGGCTACACCATACCTCTCGACAAGCGACTCGCTGCGGACGCTAGTGGCATTCAGGACGTGGTGATCAACGACAACTTTGCGCAATTTGCCGAAGCGCTCCATTTGGCCGATAGGCATGCGAGAGAGGAGGTGCGACAGCGTAGTATTATGCAGCAGAAACTGGCGGCCAAGGAGAAGGCGGCCAAGGAGGAGCATTTGCGGAACCTGGCTCAGCGCGCGAGGGAGGAGAGAGCCGGAGTGTCTTCTGCTACGCCATCCGTGTTGGGACGTGACGATGATGTggcttcacgattggctgATTCGGACGCACGTCCCACTCGAGCGACACCAAGAGCAGAAGGAGGCATGTCGGCAATGCTTGCAGGCTACAGATCCGATTCCGATTCCGACGAATCTGCAGCATCCGAtgaagaagacgatgaaGGAGCAAGAGAACGCGATCGTATTCGTGAAGAACGTCGTCGCGAACGACAACGCGAACTACGCATGTCCAACATGGGCATCGAACAGCGAACCAAGCAACTGCTTCGAGAGCAGAACCGTGACATCTCTGAAAAAGTGGCTTTGGGTCTGGCCAAGCCCACGGCGTCGAAAGAGTCGATGACGGATAGTCGACTTTTCAACCAGGGCGAATCACTCGCTGCTGGGTACGGAGATGAAGACTCGTACAACCTGTACGACAAACCGCTGTTCTCCGGTagcagcgctgctgcggcaATCTACAGGAGACCGGCAGCAAGAGGTGGGGCCAACGACATTTACAGTGGAGCCGACGATACAGCGTTGGAAGAAGAGCTCGGCAAGAACGATCGTTTCGGTCTGGGTCAGAGCAAGTTCAGAGGCGTTCAAGGTGATGCGGATCGCGATTCAGGCAGTGGCAGCGCACCAGTCAGAAGCGGCCCTGTTCAGTTTGAAAAGGACACCAGCGATCCTTTTGCCATCAACCAGTTTCTGGAAGACGCAAAGAGAGGCATCAAGCGCACTTCGGATCAAgacgccgacgatgcgagAAAGAAGCTCAGAGACGAGCATGATTCGTAG